The genomic interval AAATGAAGGATGTCCAAGCCTTTGatgatgtaaccatatttgGAAATTCGCCCACGTCTCAGATGTTGcttgttgactcatgatttttttgttgCTTTGGTCATCAGGCTCCAAAAGATACAACCCACTTTGCTCCTTAGCAGTTAAAATCGCCTTTCCCGTGACAAGCCCCTAAAAACCAcaataagttggaaaaaatgttAATGAACAATTTAAATCTTTTGAGTTTTTGCACAAAGAAAAGACTATTAGCTAATTGAGGAACGtgtaaaacatccttcaatacattagatgagtccaaaattatattcccCGAGTCGCATATAGGTATACCATGACCATTCGCAACTAtaataagttgttctttatttcttttaccatatgAGTTGAAGGAGAAGAACTTGAAACTTAGATTTACTCAGATCTTTACCAAACAGGACATCATTGACTTGCGCAACGGACTGAGGAGGCTCCAACGACCCTTTCTGTGATGGCGGCGACGAGTGGGTTTGCTGGAACTAGGTGTGTGGGCTACACGCGCCGGTGATGGTGGCAGCGTGTGGCAGCTTTCTCGAAGTGATTTTCGGTGTTGTGATCGTCGGAGTTGGGTGCacctttctgccctatcaaTGACTCCAATCGGCTACGGCAACATCTGCGGTGGTTGAATAGAGGCAACGGTGGCTATTGTTGCAGCGGAAACGTATATCCGAAGATCGGGAGATTTGATTCTCATTTGCAAAagagaatgattttattattttcattcatgacAATTACATTCTCCTTGCCTCTATTTGTAGCAATCTAATCTTCTAAAAAagggaaataaggaaacaatgtactaaaaaataatctagaagatCGTACacctattttctctaattaggaagatctatagatattttctctaagaGGATTGTATAAATATTTCCTCTTATTACAACATGGCGTGTGGCGGCGTCTTTTTTGAGCAATTTCTAGCGTTGTGTACACCGGAGTTGGTCGCACCTTTTTACCCTATCAACGACCTCAATTGGCTACAACGATACCCATAATGGCCAGACAGTGGTGATGGTGGCTACTGTTGCCGCGAAAATGGAGCTCCCAAGATCGGAGCTCTAATACCATcttgaaaaagagaatgaattttattgttttcattcttGTCTATTACATTCTCCTTATCTTTATTTGTAGCAATCTAATCTTCTAAACAAGGAAAATAAGGACAcattatactaaaaaataaactagaagatcctacaaatattttctctaattaggaagattctatagatattttctGTACTATGGAAGATTTTCCTTTAATTGCAACACCTTGTTCTCATTTGTAGTTCAAGTTCCCTACATTATTGGCATATCTGAAACAATAAGGATTTATTCTGGAAACTTTCTTGGAATCTTTCAttgagtcttcacttaattgaaCTAAATCTGTTATTAAAAGATCTAAAATAACAAAGGAAATGattaattcattataaaaaagatattttctcAAGATATGTGGTTGAAGTCATATATTAATAGAGATTATTTCCTCAAGTATACCAAATCAAGCTCTAGttatatgcttattttgcaaTTGATCAAATACTTTATGGGTTTGATATGCACACATATAACTTTCTTTATTCCTGAATTTCTGATTACTATTGTTGATGTACATGATTCTTATAGGCTATAGATGATGAAAGATATATCTTCATGTCATCTATGCTGGGGTTGCTTGCTGAATATAGTCTTTGGCCTCGTGTTATGAATGCCTCTTCAATATCTAGCTGTGTAAAGGTATGGAATATGTGGTCATGTAACATTATAATTCATTGATCTTTGCCATGTCATGTCACTTGTTTCATGAATTTTTAAGTGACCTCTGAATGCCAATTTTTGTTTGAGCTGACAAAAATTCTTGGACATGGATTAAGAAGGTTGAATGATCATGAGAGAGTAAAGCATTCATTTTTTGGATTGTTGATATGTATTTGGTGCAGTGTGTAGCTGTTTGTTTCAGAATTTTATATGCTGGTACAATACTTGATTTTATAATAGGTAGATTCCgcaatttagtttttgttagaATGTAATTAGTTATTACAAATATCTAGGGAATTAAGCATTACAATATCTGCAGCCATTGTGTGCCCTTTCTCTATCACCGAGCATCCTTTTCCTCCAATGACCACTTCGACAACCATCGTGCTGTATTCACTGCTTCAATCCACTTCAGAGTAATAAGTGATCTTAGTATTGCCTTTGTCTTCATACAATAATCCTCGTCCTGGAGCATCTTTTATGTATTGGAGGATACGTGTCACAGCTTCCCAATGACTATCACAAGGAGCATTTAAAAATTGGCTTACCacactaataaaaaaagttaagtcGGGTCTGGTGATAGTGAGATAGTTGAGGTAGGCAACGATATCTTTCCAAGTCTTTCAATGGCTCCCCCTAACCTGGAAGAAGCTTGATATTGGGATACAAAGGAGTATCACAAGGACAATAGTCAAGCATAACAGTTTCAGTAAGAATGTCCAGGGCATACTTATGTTGATTAATGACAATTCCATAAGCAGATTGAGCAACTTCAATGTCTAGGAAATATTTTGAGGGCTTAGATCTTTAATATGAAATTGCTATGAAAGGTACTGTTTGAGTTGTCGAATCCTAGTCTCATCGTCACCCGTGAtgacaatgtcatcaacataaacagtAAGGTAAATGCACTTGCCataagaagaatgaaaagagAAGATAGAATGATCAACCTCAATTCAGGTCATGCCAAACTGTATCAAGACAGAATTGAAACGACCAAACCAAGCTTGAAGAGATTGCTTCAAGCCATAAAGAGATCGTTGAAGCTTACAAACAAGACGAGAATCCCAAGGAGCAAGAAAACTAGGGGGTTGATCCACATAAACTTCTTGCAATTCACCATGTAAGAATGCATTTTTAATATCTAGCTGATGAAGAAGCCAATGATGAATAACAACCATAGTTAGAAACagatgaaaaaaagttattttggcCATGGGGAAAAGGTGTCACCATAATTGAGACAATAAATCTATGTATGTCATTTGGCAACCAAGCGAGCTTTTAACCGATCAATATGACCATTAGGTCCAATTTTCACTATATAAACCCAACAACAACCAATCGTTTGCTTGTCAGGAAGTAAAGGAACAAGGTCCCAAGTGCCATTGGAATGTAAGACTGCCATCTCCTCTACCATTGCCCGACGCCAGCTGGGATCAGCCATGACTTCATATGTAGTCTTAGGAATAGACAAAGAATCCAAAGAAGAAACAAATGAGAAATAGGATGGAGACAAACAATGATAAGTAATGGTAAAAGCATAGAGAGAGTTGGGATTATGAGAGGAACAAATACCTTTTCATATCACAATAGGAAGTTTAGGTGCAGGAGGCGTGGGCGGAAGGGCGGTTGGAATTAGAGATAATGCTTGAGGATTAATAGAGTGAGTCATAATTGGAGTTTGAACTTGTATGTAGTATTGAAGCAAAGGACGTTGAGGAGAAGCAATTACCTGAGTTGGAACAGTTCGTGTTAGGTTTTAGATAGAGGAAACTAGGAAAATGAATGCAAACACCTAAACTCACTGAATAGACCTGATATTATTGATTCTAGGAAACAAGTACAACATGAATGCATCCAAGGGACAATGTTCCCTTCACACATGGTGTCAATGACCCTGTCAACAATTATCCAAACATCCAAGAAAATGTCCCCAGCATACAAAGACCTCCCAACTATATATAGAAAGTCTCAATCATCCTAACAACCCGACCAACaactactttttaatatatttcctCCTAACATACACATTACATATTCTATCATTACGCGCTCCTATagaaacaaccttgtcctcaagatTGAAGTCTAGATACTGGTCCTTAATTATTGCAACAACTTCCCACGTGGTTGCCTTAAGGCCTTCTTTTTTCCATTGGATTAACACTTGCTGCAAGACTTGATCTCCCATTAGCAGAGTCATCAAACTTGGGGAAGATTCATCAACTTTGGTGGCCTTCTTTCCATCACATCTACCAAATAGCATGTTAGGTAGAAGCAGGCACTTCACTTTTACAGGATTGTCATGATAGACCTAAAGACCAGTAAGAAACCCTGCAATTGCACCAACATCCATCAAAAGTTTCTTCCTCAAATTAACTTGCGGTTGAGAAGGTTTATCTCCATATGTTAAATGGAATCCAGGTCTAGAAAGAAgatttctgaaaatattttccttATCTCACTTATCCCTTCTTTGTCTTCAGAGTTAATGAGCTCTTCAAGGTCAGTTGTCAAAACAACTTTTCATCCTATGATGTTAAAACCTCTAAATCGGAATACTCAAACCATAGACAACAATCCAATATTTCCAGTAGAAGAAATCGTGCGTCCACTTCTAATGTCTCACTCATCCTAACAACCTAACTAACAACTACTTCCTAGTATGTTTCCTCCTAACATACACATTACATATCCTATCAAGCTCCATGGTAGAACTCAATGTCTAGTTTGTTGTTGACTTCCTAGCAAGCTAGTGGTGAAACAGTTTTTGCAGGGAGGTCCATGGCTGCTGCATTGGCTGCCCCAAAATGGCAGTAGTGGAAATCACACTCCTTGGTAGAAGAACAAGCCTCGGGCCTGTTTAACCAAACCTAACCTTACCCGAGGCAAAATCGTAAATTTTTTTGGAATGGGTTATAGGACTCAATAATGCAGCCCAAACCCTAACCATTCAAAACCCAACCCAAACCCTAACATTAACGTAAGAGTAACCATACTCCTGTAAACCAATTCTCATCTCCCTATGTGATGACGAAGATGGAGTAAGAggataataatgatgatgaagattggAGGAATGAGTTAATGCCTATCTTAATTGGGCAATTGTTTTTGAAGCTTTAGGTGTGAGCCAATAATTTATACAAGgagaaaaacaaacaataaaagaaagcaaCCATCAAGTAATGGTATTGGTATTGGATGTTCTCAAGCTTCCAataaaggaggtgtaagtttgGCCTGAATACAAAGCAAGGGCAAAGAGATGATTCAAGTTGTGGGTTGATGATGAATTGGAGTTTGATAGTTCTAACtttgagtaaaaaaatattgaagaattATTTCACTTTAGCCAAGCTTTCTCTAAAGGGGAAGAGGAGGAGGGATATGCTTGGATAACATTGAAGATAATTATGTTGGGATCGAGGAAGAGCTAGATAATTAGAAAtctaagatatttattttatgttttgttattgTAAGCTTTGAACTTGAAATTTGTGGTGTTTTGATTTGATGTAGTTGTTATttgaatttctaaaaataatattattattagttatgatTGTCTCTTTCATTATTCTTGCTTTACACTTGTTAAATATAGcgaaaactatgtatgagattagTCTTCCTTgtattgaatatacacatagggtcttctatttataatagaagaaatatgggcaaAACtcaatacaaataagaaataataacaaactaactaaagataaaagataaagataagataaaaataatatatctaacactctccTTCAAGCTTGTGCATACAAATCATATGTACCAACATAATtcataaagacttagtgaaaatattttcttctgcACTCGAGTGACatcaaattgttaatgatttgtgaAGACAACATAGAAGACGAAATACCAACCTAGAAGattccccctgagcaacaaatctaGGAGGTTGCTTTATGTAAACCTCTTCGTGCAAATCATCGTTGaggaatgcattgttgacatccagTGGATAAAGAGATCATTGTTGAAGAGCCATCATGgctataaataaaacaaaagccATATTTGCCACGGGAGAAAAAACATGTATGGACGAGTCAAACGCAATGGTGACAAAAAGGAGGATAGAAGAAACAACacggaagaagccatggatgaacAGGAGAGAGAAACCTTAATAATCcaagattctccaatcaaggcacttcacaaaggaaaaagagcaactTCGATGCTTGAATAACTACATAAGAGGAGATGCAACGTACAATAACGCACGACAaacctgaaagaggaaaaagagcgATCTCGATACTCTAAATGTTGCCTAAGGAGACGAGACGTGCCACCACGCACGATGGAAAAGGGATCAGATCCACAACTTTAAAAGACGTTGAGAGTTCGTAGGAGCTCCGATGAAGGTGTCGTTGATGGCACGGTGGTCGCCTAGCCGAGACGATCAAAATCGTGTGATTGTTGATCAAAACTAGAACTCCGATAGTGATAGCGGTAGACAACAGAGGTAGACAACGGCCTCACTGCTAGCAACGACGAATGTAGTGCTAGAGGCAACAAAAAATTTTTCCTCAAAAAAACCTgactctagataccatgttaaatatagtgaaaactatgtatgaggttagtctcccttgtgttgaatatacacataagattctctatttataataggaGAAATATAGACTAAGCCCaaactagaaataaaaaataataacaaactaagtaaagataaaagataaagataaggtaaaaataatgtatctaacaacacttatttttttgtattttttctaaagtatctatatatatatatatatatatatatatatatatatataatgtattatttgtCTGCAATGCTTTTGCCAGATGCTGTTATagttttcattataattttatataggaTTTTTGGGGTTGCCTAAATTGTCCATTACTCGATATCTCAATAACACTGATTGCTTAACACTTTTTCATGGTCCTCGATATTTTCCATTATTCTATATCTGTAACACTTATTGCTTCACACTTTATTAATACAAGAGTTGAAATCTTAATTATGTTTGGCTCATCCTTTGCTTCTCTTCCTTAGAAGTAGCTTGTGAGGAAGCTCTACTTTTTTCactttacttatatttattaaaggCTATTTTTAGTATTTAGAATTCTCTATAACTGTGTTCATCCTATCTTCTCCTTTTACAGAGAAGagaaacataacaaaattgGGTGAGATGCTATTTAATGACCTAAATAAAGGAATGGTTATCTTGATACCCTTCTTTAGATAAACTTTCGGTAACCACTTTTTGGAGGACAAGAAAAAGCCAATATAAATTACTTAAGCTAAACTCAATTTATACATTCCAAATTTTATGTAAGTTCTCTCATTTAACTTGTACACATGCCAATTTTAACTTATGGGAGaagcttaattaatttttgccttttcattttctttggaGTGTTTATTGAGAAGATAGTCTAAACAAGACCATGATAAATTCCTAAGCATGGTAACATATGCTTAGTGACAAGACATAATTCCTAAACATacgaaaacaaaattataccTAAGATAACAAATTACCCTTGTATATTACACATTATCGCTCGCTTTTCAATTCTTTTagatattctaaatttttttgttggtcCTTGTCCAGCATTTACATGATCAATTACAATGGAGGATTCGAAGTTCACATGTAAGTTTCTGAACTTTTGATGATTCACTACTGGTCTTCAGCATTATAATTTGTGTCACTATCTTGGTTAAATCCTTGTGAAACAAGCGGTGTTAAAAATCTCTactgaaaattataatatcatgTGTTCATAGTGAGGAAATTGATGCTATACATAAAATATTCTTCACATTGTTGATTACATGTTCCTTGCTTCATAAATTTTAGGCAGTCTTCATATCTAGAGGTTTCTTTACATGAATGCGTGCTTTTACTGCATTCTCATTTATTCTTCCACaaagttattcattttaatatttgtttccaTTATATGGGTGATTAATGATTTCTTGGTGCCCATACTCTCATTCACATTATTGATTTATCATTATAGCTCTTTTTGGTTCATGCTTTGGTTTTAAGTGAAGTCTCTATTTGATTTTGTCAATTTTGCAGTCAATGgttgattgattatttaaaagattCGTGGCTACTCTTTTTGGACAGGATAGAATTGGAGAGTTAAGCTCTGTGCTAGAAACACGTGCTGATAACGGTAATCATGTTGTTGAAAGTCCAGGTTCTGGAAATTTGACAAGTCACAATCATAATGATTTCATGGTACTATTGGCATGTAATCTTCTTTCATGCTTTGTccttatattttttgtgtttgtcatagtatacttttctttttgtcctcattaattataatttaacttaaattcAGTTTCAGCACAACTTCTCCCAACAAAATCTTATCAGTAATGAACAAAATCATCAGTCAACAAGCAATATGGCAGGATATATGCACCCAGCACTTAATGCTGACGTAAACTGGTCTATCAAAACATTCAACTATCAGCAGATTTCTAAGGCCGATAGGTTCGTATTGTTTGTCCACTTGTGTTGTTTACTAGTGAATATACCTTAACTGTCATTCGTTAGGAGCAATACGTAGCATGACATCTTGAGCTTTAGTTACGCATCTGCAAACACTCATGGCCATCTCGTAGTCTTTTAGTTTCATCAGCAGTCTGAGAAGATTAATGAAAAATGGTCAAGAAATTTCGACTGGTGGGTTTTTGACCTAAAATGATGGGAAATATTTACTTCTATTTTACCATTTGTCTATCTGTACTTTCAACTTTGGCAGACACATTTACACACACAATAGAAAAGAGGAACCAACTTGACTATTTGATCTAACTTGAATGTTCATGATCAGAAGTTTTTTTAAAGGGGACAGCTATTTAGAGAAGTCATGTGACTTTACATGTTCATGTTGGTCATACTGTATGATCCTATGGTTGGATTTGTTCAGGGAGGTATTCCCGCATGGTTCAATTGATAAAGTTGGAGTGCAGGACAAAAACATGGaaagaaattttgttaattcaaACATGTATCAACCTCAACCTGAACTAGATGAGACGGCTTCCTCTGTTTCCGAGGGTAActcttgttatttttatttattttaatataatacatacatatatatctttttatactGACGACTGATATTCCTAGATGGCCCTGGCATTgagaattttcaaatttctgGTGATGCTATTCCGGGAGAAAAGCTTCTTGGATGTGGATATCCAGTCCGTGGAACTTCACTTTGTATGTTTCAGGTGAATATTCTTTCCATTAATACTGAACTTAGCATATCGTCCATAATTATTTACTGATATTGCCATCATTCTTGGCTTCAAACCAGTGGGTTCGGCATCTTGAGGATGGCACTAGACACTACATTGAAGGTGGATTGGACTCATACCTCTGGCcatttatttttggaattttatgCCTGTTTGCTTAGTGCATTATTCTAATACAAGTTTAACATAAACATGATAACTGATTTTCATCTATGTTTTTCTTGAATCAGGAGCCACAAATCCAGAGTATGTAGTTACAGctgatgatgttgataaattGATAGCAGTTGAGTGTATTCCAATGGATGATAAAGGCCGTCAGGTTTGAAATACATTAGTTATATG from Vigna radiata var. radiata cultivar VC1973A chromosome 9, Vradiata_ver6, whole genome shotgun sequence carries:
- the LOC106774180 gene encoding uncharacterized protein LOC106774180 isoform X2, coding for MKELQLLNEKCKLERQFSELRMAVDEKQSEAISSASNDLARRKGYLEENLKLAHDLKAIDDERYIFMSSMLGLLAEYSLWPRVMNASSISSCVKHLHDQLQWRIRSSHDRIGELSSVLETRADNGNHVVESPGSGNLTSHNHNDFMFQHNFSQQNLISNEQNHQSTSNMAGYMHPALNADVNWSIKTFNYQQISKADREVFPHGSIDKVGVQDKNMERNFVNSNMYQPQPELDETASSVSEDGPGIENFQISGDAIPGEKLLGCGYPVRGTSLCMFQWVRHLEDGTRHYIEGATNPEYVVTADDVDKLIAVECIPMDDKGRQGELVKLFANDQNKITCDSEMQHEINTYLSKGEATFSVLLLMDSSENWERATLYLRRSGYQIRINGTEATVVAEKFSKDLSIKVPSGLSVQFVLTCSDGSSHPLSTYSVRMRDTLVLTMRFFQSKALDDKRKGRA